A stretch of Arthrobacter sunyaminii DNA encodes these proteins:
- the fmdA gene encoding formamidase, with amino-acid sequence MPKAVFPLDSSKKFEDQEKLGHNRWHPEIPPVEVLKPGESFRVDCREWFDGAIVNDDSAEDILNAPLLTVHKLSGPFAVEGARPGDLLVVDILDVGPIPQEDTGPLAGQGWGYTGIFARENGGGFLTEQFPDAYKAIWDFTGQTATSRHVPGVSFTGLIHPGLMGTAPSAALLSKWNKREGDLIATDPHRVPPLALPPEAEHAVLGGVPRDQWGRVGAEAARTAPPRENGGNQDIKNLSKGSRIFYPVFVDGANLSVGDLHFSQGDGEITFCGAIEMGGFIDLRVDLIKGGMDTYGVHENAIFMPGTVEPQFSEWIAFSGTSVTLDGEQRYLDSHLSYQRACLHAIDYLTKFGYSPEQAYLLLGAAPIEGRLSGVVDIPNSCSTVYIPTSIFDFDIRPSASGPFQIDPGIGAPRASTAG; translated from the coding sequence ATGCCAAAGGCCGTCTTTCCACTCGATTCATCGAAGAAATTTGAGGACCAGGAAAAGCTGGGCCACAACCGCTGGCATCCGGAGATCCCGCCGGTGGAGGTGCTCAAGCCCGGGGAATCCTTCCGGGTGGACTGCCGGGAATGGTTCGACGGCGCCATCGTCAATGATGACTCCGCCGAGGACATTCTCAACGCTCCGCTGCTGACCGTACATAAGCTCAGCGGTCCGTTTGCGGTGGAGGGCGCCCGCCCCGGTGACCTGCTGGTGGTGGATATCCTCGACGTCGGACCCATCCCGCAGGAGGACACCGGACCGCTGGCCGGTCAGGGCTGGGGATACACCGGCATTTTTGCACGGGAGAATGGCGGAGGATTCCTCACCGAACAATTCCCTGACGCTTACAAGGCAATCTGGGATTTCACCGGCCAGACGGCCACTTCCCGGCACGTACCCGGAGTCTCGTTCACCGGGCTGATCCATCCCGGGCTGATGGGAACCGCCCCGTCGGCCGCACTGCTGTCCAAATGGAACAAGCGCGAAGGTGACCTGATTGCCACCGACCCGCACCGGGTACCGCCGCTGGCGCTGCCGCCCGAGGCAGAACATGCAGTGCTCGGCGGGGTGCCCCGGGACCAGTGGGGGCGTGTCGGCGCCGAAGCCGCCCGCACCGCGCCCCCGCGGGAAAACGGTGGCAACCAGGACATTAAGAACCTCTCCAAGGGCAGCCGCATCTTTTATCCGGTGTTCGTGGACGGCGCCAACCTCTCCGTCGGGGACCTGCACTTTTCCCAGGGCGACGGCGAGATCACCTTCTGCGGCGCCATTGAGATGGGCGGCTTTATCGACCTGCGGGTTGATCTGATCAAGGGCGGCATGGACACGTACGGTGTCCACGAAAACGCGATCTTCATGCCCGGCACCGTGGAACCGCAGTTCAGCGAGTGGATCGCCTTCTCCGGCACCTCGGTCACGCTCGACGGCGAGCAGCGCTACCTGGATTCGCACCTGTCCTACCAGCGGGCCTGCCTGCACGCGATCGACTACCTAACCAAGTTCGGTTACAGCCCCGAGCAGGCCTACCTGCTGCTCGGCGCTGCCCCGATCGAGGGCCGGCTCTCGGGCGTGGTGGACATTCCGAACTCCTGTTCCACCGTCTACATACCCACCTCAATCTTCGACTTTGATATCCGTCCTTCGGCCTCGGGACCGTTCCAAATCGATCCGGGAATCGGAGCGCCAAGGGCAAGTACGGCTGGGTGA
- a CDS encoding FmdB family zinc ribbon protein, protein MPLYAYRCPDCSDFEISVAMGKAAGSLPCPACGTPSARRFTAPNLSRASSSAYRLIESTKRSAAEPAVVRSPGPAPRNAGGNITTNPLHRKLPRPD, encoded by the coding sequence ATGCCGCTCTATGCCTACCGTTGCCCGGACTGCTCAGACTTTGAGATTTCCGTTGCTATGGGCAAAGCGGCCGGTTCCCTTCCCTGCCCTGCCTGCGGAACCCCCTCCGCCCGGCGCTTCACCGCACCCAACCTCTCCCGCGCTTCTTCCAGCGCGTACCGGTTGATCGAAAGCACCAAGCGCTCGGCAGCGGAGCCCGCCGTCGTCCGCTCTCCCGGGCCGGCACCCCGCAACGCCGGCGGGAACATCACCACCAATCCGCTCCACCGAAAGCTTCCCCGCCCCGACTGA
- a CDS encoding amino acid permease: MTTADLTTSSAPPENRSGLGRSMNSRQLTMMGLGSAIGAGLFLGSGVGVQAAGPAVLISYLVAGALVIIVMQALGELAAANPSSGAFSVYTEKAFGKTAGSAVGWLWWFQLVVVIAAEAIGAAGLLASVFPDLPVWLMALFFIAVFSLINVTGVKNYGEFEFWFAILKVAAIILFLAIGAALIFGWLPDTTSPGLSNLFGNDGFAPTGMAGIASALLVVIFAFGGTEIVSVAAAETADPARSVGKAIKTVVWRILVFYIGSLAVIVTVIPWDSEALDSPFAAVLATAKIPGAETAIILVAAVALLSALNANLYGASRMVYSLAERRDAPRALLRLNKAKAPVLAVLISVAVGVVSTVLELFFPDRVLPALLNVVGSTVLLVWASVLLSQFVLRRRADRAGQALKLRMRGFPYLTVAGMVLLAAILVLACLDPAARTQLLSTVALVACIALACKLAHTSRTRRSAAADS; the protein is encoded by the coding sequence ATGACCACTGCTGATCTGACAACCAGCTCCGCACCACCCGAGAACCGGTCCGGTCTGGGACGGTCAATGAATTCCCGCCAGCTGACCATGATGGGGCTCGGCAGCGCAATTGGCGCCGGGCTATTCCTTGGATCGGGGGTGGGTGTCCAGGCGGCCGGACCCGCCGTACTGATTTCCTATCTCGTGGCCGGCGCCCTGGTCATCATCGTGATGCAGGCCCTGGGCGAACTCGCTGCGGCCAATCCGAGCTCGGGTGCATTTTCTGTCTATACCGAGAAAGCCTTTGGCAAGACGGCCGGATCCGCTGTCGGCTGGCTCTGGTGGTTCCAGCTTGTTGTGGTGATTGCCGCCGAAGCCATCGGCGCCGCCGGTCTCCTGGCGTCCGTTTTCCCGGACCTGCCCGTCTGGCTCATGGCCTTGTTCTTCATTGCGGTTTTCTCGCTCATTAACGTCACCGGTGTGAAGAACTACGGTGAATTCGAATTCTGGTTTGCGATCCTAAAGGTTGCCGCCATTATTCTCTTCCTGGCGATCGGCGCCGCCCTCATCTTCGGCTGGCTGCCCGACACCACCTCCCCCGGGCTGAGCAACCTCTTCGGGAACGACGGTTTCGCCCCGACCGGCATGGCAGGCATTGCCTCGGCACTGCTGGTGGTGATCTTCGCGTTCGGCGGGACCGAGATCGTGAGCGTTGCCGCAGCCGAGACCGCCGACCCCGCCCGCAGCGTGGGCAAGGCCATCAAGACCGTTGTCTGGCGCATCCTGGTGTTCTACATCGGTTCACTGGCCGTCATCGTCACTGTTATCCCCTGGGATTCCGAAGCCCTCGATTCACCGTTTGCCGCTGTCCTGGCAACGGCCAAGATCCCGGGGGCAGAAACCGCCATCATCCTCGTGGCGGCCGTTGCCCTGCTGTCGGCACTGAACGCCAACCTGTACGGCGCCTCACGGATGGTCTATTCGCTGGCCGAACGCCGTGATGCGCCCAGGGCGTTGCTGCGGCTCAACAAGGCGAAAGCACCTGTTCTTGCCGTGCTCATCTCGGTGGCCGTGGGGGTTGTCTCCACTGTGCTGGAGCTCTTCTTCCCGGACCGGGTGCTCCCCGCCCTCTTGAACGTCGTCGGATCCACCGTGCTCCTGGTCTGGGCTTCGGTTCTGCTGTCCCAGTTTGTGCTTCGCCGCAGGGCCGACCGTGCCGGCCAGGCCCTCAAACTGCGGATGCGCGGCTTTCCGTACCTGACGGTGGCCGGCATGGTCCTTCTGGCAGCCATCCTTGTGCTGGCCTGCCTGGATCCGGCTGCACGGACACAGCTGCTTTCCACCGTTGCGCTCGTGGCCTGCATCGCCCTCGCATGCAAACTGGCACATACCTCCCGCACCCGGCGAAGTGCCGCGGCCGACAGCTAA
- a CDS encoding type II CAAX prenyl endopeptidase Rce1 family protein, which produces MGRALLGWIVLCAGIGLAISTARFAAGLTSAPAAAVPLLQALLVTALVVPVILLLRSKVDRKSAADLGLSRRMLTPVIFGLTVGVASGAATWLPALWMGWISIERVDYGTLMSFLVINAFVLLLYEALPEELALRGYAWANLRSRWSPLIATWIVTVLFIFSSSLISIFQFGSARLLDVEPVGLGWAPAGTDPVAYVLQLGLFGLVLCAARRAGLARLGNRRRVHGPGRDCAGTGAYMFGRVHVHPHPEVASAPRYGNGGERSHAPCRIIAAA; this is translated from the coding sequence ATGGGGCGTGCACTTCTCGGCTGGATTGTCCTGTGCGCCGGAATCGGCTTGGCGATCAGCACCGCCCGCTTTGCAGCAGGGCTCACAAGTGCACCAGCGGCAGCGGTCCCCCTGCTGCAGGCCCTTCTGGTAACCGCACTGGTGGTACCCGTCATCCTCCTGCTGCGCAGCAAAGTGGACCGCAAATCGGCGGCTGATCTCGGGTTGTCCCGCCGCATGCTGACACCTGTGATCTTTGGCCTCACCGTTGGTGTCGCCTCAGGCGCTGCGACTTGGCTGCCCGCACTGTGGATGGGATGGATCAGTATTGAGCGCGTGGATTACGGCACGCTCATGTCTTTCCTGGTGATCAATGCCTTTGTGCTGCTGCTGTACGAAGCGCTGCCGGAGGAACTGGCGCTGCGGGGTTATGCCTGGGCGAACCTCCGAAGCCGCTGGTCTCCGCTCATCGCGACGTGGATTGTCACCGTGCTGTTCATTTTCAGCAGCTCACTCATCAGCATTTTCCAGTTCGGGTCGGCCCGGCTGCTGGACGTGGAGCCGGTAGGTCTCGGCTGGGCTCCGGCAGGCACCGATCCGGTGGCCTATGTCCTTCAGCTGGGGTTGTTTGGCCTGGTGCTTTGTGCTGCCCGGCGGGCTGGGCTGGCTCGACTCGGGAATCGACGTCGAGTTCACGGCCCCGGACGCGATTGCGCTGGTACTGGTGCATATATGTTTGGGCGGGTTCATGTTCATCCTCACCCGGAAGTGGCTTCAGCGCCGCGATACGGTAACGGAGGGGAACGCTCTCATGCACCGTGCAGGATCATAGCGGCCGCGTGA
- a CDS encoding alpha/beta hydrolase, with product MAWPTVRTVLAVAAAACLPALAGSLIRAKVTDAGPGRTLAPVRGHGRIGNRQYLDFEPNGFAAHPGRLSMRAPSGGGLVVLGPPAVGTAVRRTVESGDPGRIIRDGKGRLSGHLGDTPADFGFAAEEATIGGLPAWIIPPAQGSGVWVIHVHGLGSSRSQCLRGVAAFADLGYTSLLPTYRTSLDLGQTPGRSHLGLTEWKDIEAARRYALDHGARRILFVGWSLGASIVLRTIGRCPAPSTAGVLLVSPALDWPAIISVRLRRAGCPGFLARWLPHTVNLLRPRGEPVIRWREMPATYMQKHPSIPTMIFHGTDDHSVPVQLSRAFVSRQSQPVGFVEFDGAHHTLEWNSAPQLWNESVQAWCRRLDLETPVDLTDPVSEAK from the coding sequence ATGGCGTGGCCAACCGTGCGCACGGTGCTGGCTGTCGCGGCCGCCGCCTGTCTGCCGGCGCTGGCCGGATCCCTGATCCGCGCAAAGGTCACGGATGCGGGCCCGGGCAGGACGCTGGCGCCGGTCCGTGGACACGGGAGGATCGGGAACCGGCAGTACCTTGACTTTGAACCGAACGGATTTGCCGCCCATCCCGGGCGGCTCAGCATGCGTGCGCCCTCGGGCGGCGGGTTAGTGGTGCTGGGGCCGCCCGCCGTCGGAACCGCGGTACGGCGGACGGTGGAGAGCGGTGACCCCGGCCGAATAATCCGGGATGGCAAAGGCCGCCTCAGCGGTCACCTGGGCGATACCCCGGCGGATTTCGGATTCGCCGCCGAGGAGGCAACCATTGGCGGGCTTCCGGCATGGATCATCCCGCCGGCTCAAGGCAGCGGTGTGTGGGTCATCCACGTCCATGGGCTGGGCAGTTCACGAAGCCAGTGCCTGCGTGGCGTGGCAGCCTTCGCAGACCTCGGCTATACCTCGCTGCTGCCCACGTACCGCACATCCCTGGACCTCGGCCAAACGCCGGGCCGCAGCCATCTGGGGCTCACCGAATGGAAAGACATCGAGGCGGCCAGACGCTACGCGCTGGATCACGGAGCCCGGAGGATCCTGTTTGTGGGCTGGTCGCTGGGTGCTTCCATTGTGCTCCGCACCATCGGGCGGTGCCCGGCGCCGAGCACCGCAGGCGTGCTGCTGGTGTCTCCGGCGCTGGACTGGCCGGCGATCATTTCGGTGCGGCTGCGGCGTGCGGGCTGTCCCGGGTTCCTGGCCCGGTGGCTGCCGCATACCGTCAATCTCCTTCGCCCCCGGGGAGAACCCGTCATCAGGTGGCGCGAAATGCCTGCGACCTACATGCAGAAACATCCAAGTATCCCGACTATGATTTTTCACGGTACTGATGATCACTCCGTACCAGTACAGCTTTCCCGGGCATTCGTTTCCCGGCAAAGCCAGCCTGTGGGATTCGTGGAGTTCGACGGCGCCCACCACACGCTGGAGTGGAACTCTGCTCCACAACTGTGGAATGAATCCGTCCAGGCCTGGTGCCGGCGCCTGGACCTGGAGACACCTGTTGACTTGACCGACCCAGTTTCGGAGGCAAAATAA
- a CDS encoding BCCT family transporter, whose amino-acid sequence MNTDPSPPQRVPGSTDRSTAAGPATGAAAAGGPVERVKKALQHVASPAFGIHPGLVPGISVEDTGVSYPTRRGVFISAMAISLAVLAWAIFAPDNLSSVGAGVQAWVVVHFGWLFNATMVAAAIFMLVVGFGPTGKIRLGADDSTPEYSTASWISMLFAAGLGIALIFYGPMEPLSHFLSPPPSTDAEAGTYAAILPAMATTFLHQASLAWVIYALVGGALAYASFRRGRLPLISSLFEPVFPDGNNRMLGKIIDVSAVLVTLFGTATSLGIGAIQIRTGVSIITGQELGNGFVVVAISLLTVVFTISAVAGIKKGIRLLSNLNMTLVILLTLFVLLAGPTFFLLDLLPASLIAFVGNLPDMLTVFAGQGAEQEEFLTGWTTLYWAWWISWSPFVGMFIAKISKGRTLRQFVTVVVFVPLTISVCWYTVFGGTAIWMNRNGVDLAVKGTGENVMFDLLANLPFSSVTPIVCMLAILVFFVTAADSAANVMGSMSQSGRPVPSKSVTIIWSAALGLIAMFLLLAGGRNALSGLQAIMVTCALPFTVILVGVMISWAKDLRNDPLMIRRRYAVEAISGGVRRGIDEHGDDFVFGTAHVPESEGAGADFESNDPALTDWYTDNVQEPAPADPEASGDPEGATAEGPDKAKTGGTN is encoded by the coding sequence ATGAATACAGACCCTTCACCGCCACAGCGCGTCCCAGGCAGTACTGACAGGTCAACTGCCGCCGGTCCGGCTACGGGAGCTGCCGCCGCCGGCGGACCCGTTGAACGGGTCAAGAAGGCCCTGCAACACGTTGCCTCACCGGCTTTCGGCATCCACCCCGGGCTGGTCCCGGGCATCAGCGTCGAGGACACAGGTGTCAGTTATCCGACCCGGCGCGGTGTGTTCATTTCTGCCATGGCCATCTCCCTCGCCGTTCTGGCGTGGGCGATTTTTGCGCCCGACAACCTCAGTTCCGTGGGCGCCGGCGTACAGGCCTGGGTGGTTGTGCATTTCGGCTGGCTGTTTAACGCCACCATGGTTGCCGCTGCGATCTTCATGCTGGTGGTTGGCTTCGGGCCGACCGGCAAGATCCGGCTTGGGGCCGACGACAGCACGCCGGAGTACTCCACGGCGTCCTGGATCTCCATGCTGTTCGCAGCTGGTCTGGGCATTGCATTGATCTTCTACGGGCCGATGGAACCGCTCAGCCATTTCCTCTCCCCGCCACCCTCGACCGATGCCGAGGCCGGCACCTACGCCGCTATCCTGCCGGCCATGGCGACCACCTTCCTGCACCAGGCCAGTCTCGCCTGGGTCATCTACGCTCTGGTGGGCGGCGCCCTAGCCTACGCCTCGTTCCGGCGCGGCCGGTTGCCGCTGATTTCGTCGCTGTTTGAACCGGTGTTCCCCGACGGCAACAACCGGATGCTGGGAAAGATCATCGACGTTTCCGCCGTGCTGGTGACACTGTTCGGCACCGCAACGTCGCTGGGCATCGGCGCGATCCAGATCCGCACCGGAGTCTCGATCATCACGGGCCAGGAGCTGGGTAACGGCTTCGTCGTCGTCGCCATCAGCCTCCTGACGGTTGTCTTCACCATCTCCGCTGTCGCCGGCATCAAGAAGGGCATTCGGCTGCTCTCCAACCTCAACATGACCCTGGTCATTCTGTTGACGCTCTTTGTCCTGCTGGCCGGGCCGACGTTCTTCCTGCTCGATCTGCTGCCGGCCTCGCTCATCGCGTTTGTCGGCAACCTGCCGGACATGCTGACCGTCTTCGCCGGCCAGGGCGCCGAGCAGGAGGAATTCCTGACCGGCTGGACTACCTTGTACTGGGCCTGGTGGATCTCCTGGTCGCCGTTCGTGGGAATGTTCATCGCCAAGATCTCCAAGGGCCGCACCCTGCGCCAGTTCGTCACCGTCGTCGTCTTCGTTCCCTTGACCATCTCTGTCTGCTGGTACACGGTCTTCGGCGGTACGGCCATCTGGATGAACCGGAACGGGGTGGACCTGGCCGTGAAGGGCACCGGAGAGAACGTCATGTTCGATCTGCTGGCCAACCTGCCGTTCAGCTCCGTGACGCCCATCGTGTGCATGCTCGCGATTCTGGTCTTCTTCGTCACCGCCGCCGATTCGGCCGCCAACGTCATGGGCTCGATGTCGCAGTCGGGCCGGCCCGTGCCCTCGAAATCGGTGACCATCATCTGGTCGGCCGCGCTCGGGCTGATCGCCATGTTCCTGCTGCTGGCCGGGGGCCGCAACGCCCTCTCGGGGCTCCAAGCCATCATGGTGACCTGCGCGCTGCCGTTCACCGTCATCCTCGTCGGCGTGATGATTTCCTGGGCCAAGGACCTGCGCAACGACCCGCTGATGATCCGGCGCCGGTATGCGGTGGAGGCCATCAGCGGCGGCGTGCGCCGCGGCATCGACGAGCACGGTGACGACTTCGTGTTCGGCACTGCCCATGTGCCGGAGTCCGAAGGCGCCGGTGCCGACTTCGAGAGCAACGACCCCGCCCTCACCGACTGGTACACGGACAACGTGCAGGAACCGGCCCCGGCTGATCCTGAAGCTTCCGGGGATCCTGAGGGTGCGACGGCAGAGGGGCCGGATAAGGCAAAGACCGGCGGCACAAACTAG